One window from the genome of Spirochaetota bacterium encodes:
- a CDS encoding TatD family hydrolase — protein sequence MFVDTHFHINMIEEDINIQKSVIDDSIAKGLVDGICIYTSPTSFMKDVDVVKYVSSKGIKVACGWYPEHSPSEEKINQLEDVIRSYDVFAIGEIGLEYYRMPVPKQEQIEMFELQMELARKYSKPVLIHSRDAFEDTLMVLKKYDSVKGIMHCFSGTPEMAKKYVDIGYYISFAGNLTFKKATNLQESLKQVPLDRVLFETDAPFLAPTPFRGQKNYPYMVKYVYEFASGILKIPFDGLVEKVLNNWKEFQSQVTNSRN from the coding sequence ATGTTCGTTGATACTCACTTTCATATCAACATGATAGAAGAGGATATAAACATTCAGAAGAGTGTTATTGATGACTCCATAGCGAAGGGACTTGTTGATGGGATATGTATATATACATCTCCTACTTCTTTTATGAAGGATGTTGATGTTGTAAAGTATGTTTCTAGCAAGGGTATTAAGGTTGCTTGTGGTTGGTATCCAGAGCATAGTCCTAGCGAGGAGAAAATAAATCAACTGGAGGATGTTATCCGTTCTTACGATGTTTTTGCGATAGGTGAGATAGGGCTTGAGTATTACAGAATGCCTGTTCCTAAACAAGAGCAGATTGAAATGTTTGAACTACAGATGGAGTTGGCTAGGAAATATTCCAAACCTGTTCTAATACATTCAAGGGATGCGTTTGAGGATACGCTTATGGTTCTTAAGAAATACGATTCTGTTAAGGGGATTATGCACTGTTTTTCTGGAACGCCAGAAATGGCAAAGAAGTATGTTGACATTGGATATTATATTTCCTTCGCAGGAAATCTTACGTTCAAGAAAGCAACCAACCTACAAGAATCTCTCAAGCAAGTTCCTCTTGATAGAGTGTTGTTTGAAACAGATGCTCCTTTCCTAGCACCAACACCATTCAGGGGACAGAAGAATTACCCATACATGGTCAAATACGTTTATGAGTTTGCTTCAGGTATACTCAAGATACCATTTGATGGATTAGTAGAAAAGGTTTTGAATAATTGGAAGGAGTTTCAATCGCAAGTAACCAACTCAAGGAATTAG
- a CDS encoding class I SAM-dependent methyltransferase has product MKCYVCSNDLIAVADKLYKCTSCKTLQRLNPEEYYQNILEVYNSKYFAERYESRYGRKASEDIENMRKITHRRLDTIENIYLREGECSGCGSGSCGGCYVRNFVSSLKNKSLLDIGCGIGVFIDMAKRRGFNIRGIDINKEILHLLPPDIRDRVIITDFANYETNEKFDIITIWYVIEHLPNPREVLRKVWGLLKYGGILAISTPNGNGFTQTFKPKFYYSLVPEDHIFEFSPDSLSILLKEENFKVIKIVNTGFHPDRVSRIPIIKNILELYQRITNVGDTFEIYAVKKVQI; this is encoded by the coding sequence ATGAAATGTTATGTCTGTAGTAACGACCTTATCGCAGTAGCAGATAAACTCTACAAATGCACTTCCTGTAAAACACTTCAGCGACTTAACCCAGAAGAGTACTACCAAAACATACTTGAAGTTTATAACTCCAAATACTTCGCCGAAAGATACGAAAGCAGGTATGGTAGGAAAGCAAGTGAAGACATAGAGAATATGAGAAAGATCACACACAGAAGATTAGACACAATAGAGAACATCTACCTAAGAGAAGGCGAGTGTTCAGGATGCGGTAGTGGAAGTTGCGGCGGATGTTATGTTAGGAATTTCGTGTCTTCACTTAAAAACAAATCTCTCTTGGATATTGGATGCGGAATAGGAGTGTTCATAGATATGGCGAAAAGAAGAGGATTTAACATACGAGGTATTGATATAAACAAAGAAATCCTACATCTACTACCTCCTGACATAAGAGATAGGGTTATAATAACAGACTTCGCAAATTACGAGACAAATGAAAAGTTTGACATAATCACCATCTGGTATGTCATAGAACATTTGCCCAACCCTAGAGAGGTTTTAAGGAAGGTATGGGGGCTTCTAAAGTATGGAGGAATACTTGCGATTTCAACACCAAACGGAAACGGATTTACACAAACTTTCAAACCTAAATTCTACTACTCTCTCGTTCCAGAAGACCACATATTTGAGTTCTCACCAGATTCCCTATCAATTCTACTCAAAGAAGAGAATTTCAAGGTTATAAAGATAGTGAATACAGGTTTCCATCCTGACAGAGTTTCTAGAATACCAATCATTAAAAACATACTAGAACTATACCAAAGGATAACAAATGTCGGAGATACATTTGAGATATACGCAGTTAAAAAAGTCCAAATATAA
- a CDS encoding aminotransferase class I/II-fold pyridoxal phosphate-dependent enzyme — MKSVDDITSLISKKSRKVDSSGIRKVFDLAQKIEDPINLSIGQPDFDVPEEIKKEAIKAIEMGFNKYTVTQGIEPLRDKLTESINSRKKTKYTKEDCIITSGVSGGIVLTLMALLDDRDEVIIFDPYFVMYKHLTNLFGGKPIIVDTYPDFRLSTRKKEIEEKINERTKIIMINSPANPTGKVLSREDIETIYQIAKKYNLIVVSDEIYDEFVYDEEYVSIASMYPERTILLGGFSKTYAMTGWRVGYAFGPSPIIKEMIKLQQYTFVCAPSFAQYASIKALDYDMSEYISKYKHKRDLVYEGLKDNFNLVKPEGAFYSFPSPKGGDNVGEFVEECIKEGVLIIPGNVFSEKNTHFRLSFAASDKTIERGVEKINKIYKKIYK; from the coding sequence ATGAAAAGCGTAGATGATATAACCTCACTAATATCAAAGAAGAGTAGAAAAGTAGACTCATCTGGTATCAGAAAAGTATTTGACCTTGCTCAGAAGATAGAAGATCCAATAAATCTAAGTATCGGACAACCTGACTTTGATGTTCCAGAAGAGATAAAGAAGGAAGCAATAAAAGCGATTGAAATGGGGTTCAACAAATACACTGTGACACAAGGAATAGAACCGTTGAGAGATAAACTAACCGAATCCATAAACTCAAGGAAAAAAACAAAATATACAAAGGAAGACTGTATTATAACATCTGGTGTTTCTGGTGGTATAGTTCTGACACTTATGGCATTACTGGATGACAGAGATGAGGTTATAATATTTGACCCATACTTTGTAATGTATAAACACCTTACAAACCTTTTCGGCGGAAAACCAATCATTGTTGATACCTACCCAGATTTCAGACTATCAACAAGGAAGAAAGAAATAGAAGAGAAGATAAATGAAAGAACAAAAATAATAATGATTAACTCTCCTGCTAACCCCACTGGCAAAGTTTTATCAAGAGAAGACATTGAAACTATATACCAAATTGCCAAGAAGTATAATCTGATAGTTGTTTCAGATGAGATATACGACGAATTCGTTTATGACGAGGAGTACGTATCAATCGCTAGTATGTATCCTGAAAGAACTATCTTGCTTGGAGGTTTCTCAAAAACTTATGCTATGACTGGATGGAGAGTAGGATACGCTTTCGGTCCTTCACCTATAATAAAAGAGATGATCAAATTACAGCAATACACTTTCGTCTGCGCTCCATCTTTCGCTCAGTATGCATCAATAAAAGCATTGGATTACGATATGTCTGAATACATATCCAAGTACAAGCATAAGAGAGATTTGGTTTATGAAGGCCTTAAAGATAACTTTAACCTAGTTAAACCAGAAGGTGCTTTCTATTCTTTCCCATCACCTAAAGGTGGTGATAATGTTGGAGAATTCGTTGAGGAGTGTATAAAGGAAGGTGTTCTAATAATACCCGGAAATGTCTTTTCTGAAAAGAATACTCACTTCAGGCTATCCTTTGCCGCAAGCGATAAAACGATAGAAAGAGGCGTTGAAAAGATAAACAAGATATACAAGAAAATCTACAAATAA
- a CDS encoding branched-chain amino acid ABC transporter permease: MNGIRLIIYILIGIAFILPVIHYIVIGGTSSYYLDVAIRVGVYLLLALGLNLVIGYTGLLDLGFIGVFGVACYTTAILNTSGIPFVFSALGAVISVMLFRLIIGLPLIRLRGDYLAIATLGFGEIVRIVANNFDALTNGPRGLPRVGQTIENINFGFYQLSSSLEVYIFTVVMIILGILASYRIENSRIGRALVAIREDEIASSLMGINVSKLKLFIFVISGIFGGVAGVIYTHKVGYITPNLIQFWDSILLVAIVVIGGIGSIPGVVIGAIVFYGIPELLRDVLGSQLTEFRMLVFGIIMLLMIIFRPQGLIPSERRKVELKPETSKIREEEDQSLFDLEKR, encoded by the coding sequence ATGAATGGAATAAGGCTGATTATATATATCTTGATAGGGATAGCGTTTATTCTTCCTGTTATACACTATATAGTGATAGGGGGGACCTCGTCCTACTACTTGGATGTTGCGATAAGGGTTGGTGTTTATTTACTTTTGGCTTTGGGGCTAAACCTTGTTATCGGATACACTGGGCTTCTTGACCTTGGTTTCATAGGGGTTTTCGGAGTTGCTTGCTATACTACTGCTATCTTAAACACTAGTGGTATTCCATTTGTTTTTTCTGCCTTGGGTGCTGTAATTTCTGTAATGTTATTTAGGCTAATTATTGGATTACCGCTTATAAGACTCAGGGGGGACTATCTAGCGATAGCGACACTCGGGTTTGGTGAGATAGTCAGAATAGTAGCAAATAATTTTGATGCTCTCACAAACGGTCCAAGAGGATTACCTAGAGTAGGTCAAACGATTGAGAATATTAACTTTGGATTTTATCAACTGTCTTCAAGCCTTGAAGTGTATATCTTCACAGTGGTTATGATAATACTCGGCATTCTAGCATCGTATAGGATAGAGAATTCTAGAATTGGTAGGGCACTCGTTGCTATAAGAGAGGATGAGATAGCATCTTCTCTTATGGGTATAAATGTTTCAAAACTTAAGTTATTCATTTTTGTAATAAGTGGTATATTTGGTGGAGTTGCTGGAGTGATATACACTCACAAGGTTGGTTATATTACTCCGAACTTGATACAGTTTTGGGATTCTATACTTCTGGTAGCAATAGTTGTGATAGGTGGTATAGGTAGCATACCTGGTGTTGTTATTGGTGCGATAGTATTTTACGGAATACCTGAATTGTTGAGAGATGTTCTAGGCTCTCAACTTACTGAGTTTAGGATGCTTGTTTTCGGTATAATAATGCTTCTTATGATCATCTTTAGACCTCAAGGACTTATACCTTCCGAAAGGAGGAAGGTAGAACTCAAACCAGAGACTTCAAAGATCCGTGAGGAGGAGGACCAATCTCTGTTTGACCTAGAAAAGAGATAG
- a CDS encoding class I SAM-dependent methyltransferase, whose translation MIECPSCSSTIDEKGYLRTYFSDASKVEYKLYHCSNCDLEFWTPLEFIRSIYEEEAISDYKGAHQAETIELTANHRYFVSYYLKNLKKSYPSGTLLDVGCGNGSFIKYIEKQGFDVYGIDIDSKSVEVAKNKFGLKNVYSMSLDEFSEKFGGNLKFDMITCFEVLEHQTDIKSFISKVSLLLKDDGIFAGTVPNRNRAFADLTRYHSKADKNLDFPPHHFFWFSDKSLSWFFENNGFVCSVKETKVPYDIFADRISNLIYVITKIKLFDSDILKKNSESNRFNSYIAKMIRFLLVYPIAFFVKHIYEAMGGFGLFFYCKKKM comes from the coding sequence ATGATAGAATGTCCTTCTTGTTCATCAACTATAGATGAAAAAGGTTATTTGAGAACTTATTTTTCTGACGCATCTAAAGTTGAGTACAAATTATACCATTGTAGCAACTGTGATTTGGAATTTTGGACACCACTTGAGTTTATCAGAAGCATTTATGAGGAAGAAGCAATCAGTGATTACAAAGGTGCGCATCAAGCAGAAACAATAGAACTTACTGCAAATCATAGGTATTTTGTGAGTTATTATCTTAAAAACCTAAAGAAATCTTATCCATCTGGTACTTTACTAGATGTTGGTTGTGGCAATGGATCGTTCATCAAATACATTGAAAAACAAGGATTTGATGTGTATGGTATAGACATAGATTCGAAGAGTGTAGAAGTTGCTAAGAATAAGTTTGGATTGAAAAATGTCTATTCTATGTCTCTTGATGAGTTTTCAGAGAAATTTGGAGGGAATCTGAAATTTGATATGATAACCTGTTTTGAAGTTCTAGAACATCAAACCGACATAAAGAGCTTCATAAGTAAAGTTAGTCTTCTACTTAAGGATGATGGTATATTTGCTGGTACTGTTCCAAATAGGAATAGGGCTTTTGCAGATTTGACAAGATACCATTCAAAGGCTGATAAAAATTTAGATTTCCCACCCCATCACTTTTTTTGGTTTTCTGATAAGTCTCTTTCCTGGTTTTTTGAAAATAATGGTTTTGTCTGTAGTGTAAAAGAAACTAAAGTACCATATGATATTTTTGCTGATAGAATATCAAACTTGATTTACGTGATTACGAAGATAAAATTATTTGATTCGGATATTCTCAAGAAAAATTCCGAATCAAATAGGTTTAATAGTTATATTGCCAAGATGATTAGATTCTTGTTAGTTTATCCAATTGCATTTTTTGTTAAACATATTTACGAGGCTATGGGTGGTTTCGGACTCTTCTTCTACTGTAAAAAGAAAATGTGA
- a CDS encoding aspartate 1-decarboxylase produces the protein MLIEVLKSKIHNATVVETFLDYEGSIGIDEEIMEKSNLVEFEKVQVWNINNGERFETYVIKEPRGSRRITINGASARLVHKGDKVIIASFCLIEKGENFTPTILILDEKNNPKVK, from the coding sequence ATGCTGATAGAAGTTTTAAAGTCAAAGATACATAACGCTACGGTAGTTGAAACATTTCTAGACTACGAGGGTAGTATAGGAATTGATGAAGAAATAATGGAAAAGAGTAATTTGGTTGAGTTTGAGAAAGTTCAAGTTTGGAACATTAACAATGGTGAGAGATTTGAGACTTATGTTATCAAAGAACCTAGGGGTAGTAGAAGGATTACAATAAACGGTGCGTCCGCTAGACTAGTGCATAAAGGTGATAAAGTTATAATAGCAAGTTTTTGCTTGATAGAAAAAGGTGAAAACTTCACTCCTACCATACTCATACTTGATGAAAAAAATAATCCAAAGGTCAAGTGA